The DNA sequence ACCCTTCCAAGCTGCAGTTCAACACTTCCAACTGTCGCAGTGATACCATAATGGAGAAACGGTCCTTCAAGGTATGTTGCTGGTCTAGGGAAACGGCACGTGCTCTGACGTTTTATCTACCAGAACTGTTGATGCCTTGTACACCTGAGAAGTAAGATAAGGTTCTCTTTGGAACCTTCCTTAAGGTTCCGGAGGCGAAAACCCCAAAGTGTGTTCCCAGCTGTTAACAGAGAGTGCTCTTCTGTTTGTTACCATGTGACAAAGCATGCCAaaactcagtggtttaaaacaaaacagcagcTTATGATTTCTCGTGTTCTGTGGGTTGACTAGGCTCACCGGAGTTTTCTCGCAGCTGGAGGTTCTCATGTTGTAATCAGAGGGCAGCTAGATGGCCAAGATGACTCTTTAAGCCGCACGTCTGCCACCTCAGCTGGGATGAGCAGAACAGCTGGGACCCATTCGCGCGCCCGGCTGGGGGCCGTCAGGGTGGTCAGGCTTCTTTCCCGGCAGCCGGCTTCCCCGGAGCCCGTCGTCCAGGAGAGCAGGCAGGCGCCGCATCGCTTCTGCTGCCTGCTGTGGGCTGTGCAGAGCCAGCCTGGGGTCTGCGGGGGAGGGCCCGCGTGGGTCCTCGGGGCCGGCGTTGGAGACTAGCCACCGCAAGTGCCTGTTTGTCAGAGAGCTGTTCCTGCGACGTACATTATCTAATCTTTTCAGCATCTGTGTGTCACTTTGTACATGAGAAAAGTGAGGTACAGAGAAATCGACTGCTCTGAGGTTGCCACACATTGGTGGACCTGAGATTTTCACTCAAGTCCATGAAACGTGCTTCCGTCACTGAGACCACGTCTTTCTCACATTTTCCCACAGGTGCCTCTGGGAAAGGGAAGACGCTGTGTGGTCTTGGCAGATGGATTCTACGAGTGGCAGCGATTTCCGGGAGTAAGCGAGACGCAGCCGTACTTCATCTACTTCccccaggtcaaaacagagaagGTACCTTCAGCAGTGCTTTCACTAGCTATCTGGAAGGGGACGGGGAAGCTCATCCAAAGGAGGgcgctttttctttctttcttcatgggGTTTTTTGTTTCTAATAACAGCTGTTTTTTGTGgtctttttttcttatcttttctaatAACAGCTTTCTTTATTCTAATAACAGCTTTATAATTCACCTTTTAAAAGTATGCGAGTCACCAGCTTAATTTTAGTacattcagagttgtgcaaccatttcTACTGTGTAACTTTAGAACATCTTCATCACccctaaaaagaaaccccatacccattagcagtcactgtCCATCTCCTGCTCCTCCCAGCCCGGGCAACCGCTCACCTGTTTGGTATCTTTGGATAGTTCATATATACGGACTCACACAGTATGCGCTTGTGGTTGTCGAGTTGTCCCCGTACCATTCGCCGAGAAGACTGCTCTGTCCCCTTTCATTGGTCTTCATACCCTTGTCAGAAGTTGGTTAGAGGTGTGTGTTTACCTCTGGAGTCTCAGTTCTGTCCACTGGTAGATGTCTGTTCTTACGCAGTACCACCCTGTAACTtcgtagtaagttttgaaatgggGAAGTCTGagtccagctttgttctttgtcaagattgttttggttattcggGTTTCCTCAAAGTGTtaaatgaattttaggatcagcttgtttgTTTCTGCAAAAAGGACAACTGGAGTTTTGATAGAAGTTGCATTCAGcctgtagatcagtttggggaatTGCTCAATTGTCTGTCTTTATAGCATTAAGTCTTCCAGTCTGTGAACACAGAGCGTCTTTCCATTTATTAggctttaaatttctttcagcactattttatagttttcagcgtGCAAGTCTTGTGCCTCCTTGGTTGAATATATTCCTTTCCTTTCTAGGTCTAATACCAAATAATAGTTTTACCTCTTTCTAGACAATGCAAGTACCTTAGAAAAGTTTCTCCTCAAggtcaatatacacaaatcagcAAAATTCAATATCCTAGCAACAGACAGTTGGAACTAACAGCAGCTCGTAAGCTGCTGGGAACAGCCCAGCGGGGAGCAGGGGGAACGCGTCAGTCACTAGAAGGCCGTCCTTGCGCAGGTGAGAGGGAGTGAGCTCTGGGCCCCAGTGGGGAACGTGACCTGGCAAAGCGCACAGACCGTTAGTGGCGGAGAGAAGGCAGCACGTacagaaggtggggaggggtgtttGGAAGCACGTGGCCAGTCTTCTGAGTGCTTCCATTTTGCCAGGGAAGTAGGAAGCAGGGTCACCGGCTGGGAGTGAGGATGGGGAGAGAGTGTCGGGTATCTGAGAACTGAATGCGTGCCAGCAGAGAAGGGTGCTAGGATTGCCACATCACTGACCCGTCTGGATTTTGTTCTGCTGAGGGAATAAAGTAGGGATGTAACTTCCTTTCTCCCGGTACCCACCGACCCTGTCACCGTGCATCCATTCACTGAACACTTTCATGACCTTTGTTAGTTATGTTCTTCCTCCCATTAGTCCTCCTTTTTCAACGCAGTCTCTTCTCTTCCATTTACCTAGTCCCTCTGAAAGGCTAGAATTTTTCTTTGCCAGCTTTCGTAGTGCATTCCACAATATGACTGCTATATTTAGGGTTTTTCAACAGTGGAGAACTACCAGACTAAAAGGTAGAGCCATTTCTGGTTCTGTTTGTGTCCAGTCAGTCAGGGCATTAGCCATGAGTTACCCACCTTccagggaaagggaggaaggtcTCTCTATGGTCAGGTCTCTCCCAGCCAGAGAGGTGAGCCCTGTTAAGGACCCTACATAGCAGTAGGCAGGCATGGCTCCTCTGAGGGATTCCTCAGCCTTCTTCCTACCCTCTGCAGGGAGCCACCAAACACGTGGTctttgctctgggccttgtcacATCAGTGATCCTTACCCTTGCCCCAGAGGAGCCAGCGTGCTTGTCCTGGCTGTTTCGTTTTTCTAGAGATGGAGTCGAGGCCCTGTACTCAGGCTGACATCTTCCTAGCTTTTCCActgtgatttatttcatttaaaattaactaTAAATCCAGATTTCTACGGCTGTTTCCTGAGGGAACAATTCCATAAGATTTCTGTCCCTTTGCTTCTCCATCTTTGAACCAGGAATTGTACAGCCAAAAAGAGAATTTCCCTCTTGAGAGACCGTTAGGCATTTGTGCGGACTAGGACGGCACTCTCCTCAGTTCTGTACAGTTAGCCTCTTGCCTGTGAAGAATTACCGCATTGTTTGTTGGACATTCATGAAGCACATGCCACGCGCCCTGCGGGGCTCCTGGAAGTTTAGGGAGACGTGATTTCTGTCCTCACGTCTTTCTCTCTGAGGCACAGACAAATGGAGTCAGACTAGTGGGGAATGCCTATGGAGGGCACGCAGACCGGGGTGTCATGGAAGGCCTCCCAGAAGAGAGAATTCTGTAGACTGCGGAGAGCTAGGTCTTTCCGTTTTACCCGATCTGACAATGACTTTTAAGTTTGTTGCGGACACATTCAgtgtagttatttatataataGGGTAAAAGTGTACTCTGTTgctggttttctgtttgtttcatcaGCTCcgttttccttttctatttttttctacctgCTTTTGGATTGAGTATTTTTTATGATTGCATTTTATCTCCACTATTAGCTTATTTTTACTTCGTTTACaattctttaaaattgtttttagtaGCTGATCCACAATAGACCTTTTAAAGTAATAACAGTCTACCTTCGAATAATACACTGCTTCTTGTGCAGTGTAAGGACCCCACACCAGTGTGCCCCCAGTCCTCCCATCGTGTGGTAGCTTGTCATGCGTCTTGCTTTTTCATATGCTGTAAACTCACAACACGCTTGGTACTCTTCTGCTTTGTCAGTTAAATTTTAGAGTgaggaaaaataagagaagaaattTTACATTGACTCTCCTTTTAGACGTTTCCATGAATCTTCACGTCTTTGTGTAGATCCAGGTTTCTCTCTGATGCCGTATTACTTCCCCCTGAAGAACTTCCTGTAATAGTTCTTGTCATTCAGGTCAGCTGGTAAtgaattctgtttttgtttgtctggaagAATTGGAAGAGTATCTAGTCCTTTGATTTCTTAAATCATGATTTTCtcttattgaggtaaaattcataCACCATAGAATTCTCCCTTTTAAAATGAATGGTAATTTTTAGTATGTTCAAAATGTTGGGCAACCATCATCGCTATCTAATTGCAGAACGttgtcaccccaaaaagaaacccacgCTCACTGTTAGTCTCTTTCTGCCCCAGCATCTGGCAACTActgtcttcatttttgaaaggtaTTTTCACTGTGTGTGGAATTCTGGGTTAGcagtttttctggttttttttccagtactttttaaaaagtgctccGTTGTCCCTGGCTCTCACAGTCTGAGAAGCCTGTTGTAATTCTTGTCTTTGTCTTCTGTTTGTAACGTGTGCTCCTCCACTTCTCACTCCCCAGAGCCTTTACGATTTTCTCTTGGGTTTTCAGTAGTTTGAGTATGATGTGtgtagggggtgtgtgtgtgcttgaCATGTTTTCTGAGCTTCTTAGATCTTTGGTTTGATGTCTCTAAGGTTTTTGGAAAGTTCTCAGCCATTTTGTGTTCAGCTATTCCCTCTGCcccatcttctcttttctttttggtattcTGATTATACCTGTGGTGGTTTGATATTGTCCCATAGTTTTTGGATATTCTGTTctgtatatttcattttttttctctgtggttcAGTTTGGGTAATTTTTATTGACCTCTTTTAAAGTTcactatttctctttttatattttatttatttattattgaattatttacttttattttggcagggaggggagctaattaggtttttttccttaagaggaggtcctgaggattgaacccaggaccttgtgcatgcaaagcatgcactctaccagttgagctataccctcccccacaattCTTTCTTATTTCACCAAAATTCCTTATCTGTTCATGCATGTTGTCTACCTTTTCTGTAAGAGCCTTGATACAGTAATTCTAATTTAGATTCCTGTCTAATTAGTTTCAGCATTTGGGAAATAAAGTCTCTTGAATCTGGTTCTGTTGATTGCTGTGTATCAGGGCATTTCACTGCTGATTTCTGGCTTTTTCATGtgtcctgtaattttttttttctcattcagccattttttaatttacagtttGTGTTTAATGCAAATCAGTTCCATCACATGAGAAGTTACTATGAATCAAAGCataaatacacaaacacaatATACAATCCAAAATACGTGTACAGCATTCAGGTGTGAAACGAAAGGGAATGTTCATTCACACACACGGCAGCTTGAGATCTGTGGATACGGTTGTTCCAGTGTAGGTTCCTAAAGACGGGAGATAAATGACTGTGGTTATCCAGACTGCTGTGCCATTGTAGCCATCAGAGCATCTAAGCATCAGGGCGTGACCACGCGAACCAAAGACTCAAGGGAGTGTCTATTTCTAAAAAGGTCTCTGTGCATTGAGGCAGTTGTGAAAAGACTTACTTTCCAAAATCAAGCCCACTTTAGGCTGAGGACCAGGTTCTAACTATCTAAACATACTGACTGTTAACAGAAACTGTTCCAAATGTGGCTACTCTGATTccgtttttttaaacatatttacagaaaaaagtagaaaagtttTTCTGAATTTGATGTAAGCAGGCTTCCAGTTTTCCCCTCCCAAATACTTGATTACCGCTTGGCTCCTTCATGtatttgccttttaatttcaAGATTTGTCAATTTAACCTTCAAAAGAGACcatttttaaaaccataaaaaacattcaacagatgcagaaataaaaagcattttgaaATTAGTTGAGGTCCGTGTACTTCTACCCTGTTATCAGTTTAGCTAACAGAATCTAGTGCTCTTATTGGATAAGAATAGTTGATAAGGATGTAAGCAACATGTGCTGTTATGCTTGGATCTGGGGTAGATGCCAGCCCATTGTTGCCCTGGCACATGTCAAATGCAATGTCAAGTCCAAAGTCCCAGAGGAAGGAGTTCGGTGTCGAAGAGAACGGTGATAGTTTAACATAAAACTTTATCCAGATCGGCATTCAATTAGAGCTGCTGAAAGTGAGGATTTGCAGTAACACCTTCTAATGTACATATAAATAGAACCACGGAAGCTTTCTGTATTACCTAATTGTTTCATGGCCTTATAAATTTAATGAACGAAATGAAAACTGAATCTCTGTTCCACATCCCATCCTTATCTCTAAGTAAGATAATAATCTGTTCTCATCTGCAAAGTAAAGTTTTATGTGTCCACACTTCTTAAGCCACATTTAAGGAAATCAGCTCTTAACTAATTTTGGATGTTGTCTCTCCATCTTGTACAGGAGACTCCAGCAGATTTAGTACTGGCATTCATCATCTAGTCACACCCTTCACATGCTCTTCAAACCAATCAAGTTTGGGGTCCTCAACATTTTCTGTCAATAAAATAAGGTGTGGAGGTAGCAGATTGATTCAGTGAAGACTTTTCCTTGTCACACTGGGTGTCTAGATGCCACATGAATTGAGTTTCGAAGATGGGGAAATACAGATGTTTCTTGGCCTGCGTCTCTTAGCAGTAGAGATGTAGAAGGGAGACCGAGATCGTGAAGAGACTGGCTGTTGACTGCAGGGCACCGTTATTTGCCTTGGTGGTGGCATTAGCTGGATTTGGGGCAGCCGAGGTAGTCTGGGAGGAGTTCCTTGAAACTGGTGGAACAGTTGTTTGATTTGAATAAACCTGCATAGGTCAGAGGAGTGCCCGGAGCAGCCGCCCCAGTCCGAGCCTGGCCACCACCGCTCCGCCTGTGTCCGCTCCGTGGGTGCGCGGCGCGTCTCACTGGATGCTGGTGCGTGGAGGACAGCTGGCTCTGGGCTGGCGCTGGAAAGGTTGTGTCCTGTAATTTTTGAGCAATTGCCAGACATAGTAGGTAGGACAGATACTGAGATAATATTTATGTCTGGAAATGGGTATGTTTATTCTGTTAGGCcattaatgcccaagattgtcgATCTTGTCAGGAGCTGAACtgggtttgggttttgttgttcACCACAGGCTTTAAGTTTCTCTGGTGTCACCTTGTCTTTAGGGTAAGGCTTGACCTTCCAGAGGGTTTTTCTCAAAAGCCCTGCTTCCTGCAAGCTGTTGTTACTTCCCTTTGTGCCTGTGCCTTAGAGAAGAGGCCTGCGGGAGCCTCCCCAGGCTCTGCCCCTTTCCCAGAATGAGATCGCTGTTGCTTGTCATCCGTGCTTGCTCACCTGCAGGGGCTGGAAAGTTCCCTGTTGTCTTGGTTCAGTCTCAGTCTCGGGCAGAACTGTGTCCTTGGCTCTCAGCCTCAGCCCTTCTTGACGATCCTGCTCCTTTCCCAGCAAGTAGAGTTTTTTTTCTACCCTTCTCCAGCCTCAGTGAGTCTCCACCTGTATTTTAGGGGCAATAAGGATTATTATTACTTGTCCCCCGGCCTCTTAAGGTTTTGGTTCCTTAGAGGAGAACTGATCAGGTGAGGCGGAAGAGCTCCCAGCCTCTGGGCATGTGCCGGTTGCCGGCTTTCTCCAGGCTGCTGCCCCCAGTCTCCAGCTTCCCTGATGTCTGCAGCCCCTGAGGGTTCTGTTCTCTCAGGCTACCCCACTCTCTGCATTTAGCAATTTGATGATAATTGCATCTGAATTCTTACCTGCTGCAGGAAGGCCTTGTTTTCCTCCTGTTGCCACGGGGAAGCCAGTATTCTTGTCTCATCTCCCCTTGGACAACCCTGTCTTTCTACAGAGGTCAGGCTAATTGGTTGCCTTATGACTTCAGTCCTCTGATGAGTTTAAGAAAAGTTATGGCTATTTAGATTATCtcgtttttttcttattgttaggATGGAGGTGACACTCTTTCCAGCCTTCTGTATTCTAGGCCTTGAACTGAATCTTAAATGGCAAGTTGGGGTTGGCATGATGAGAAAGGGCAGGGCAGACGTTTTGGGCAGAGGAAATTTGCTTCGGCAAGACACAGGGGCATGAAATTGCACTAGAGCTCATTTACAAGCAGCGGGGTTTAATCCAGATTCACACTGTAAGTGAAAACCCAAATGATTGATGCTCTGGATCATGGGAGGCCTAAGTACCCACTGAAGGAGTTAAATTGTGCTGTGAAGCATTCAGGAGTCCTACATCTATAGCTTCAGTGAGCACTTGCCACCACGCCTCTTTTCTTTGGCAACATGGATCAGGGGGAGTTAGTAAGGCATGGGCTGAATTACTTCTGAAATGACTGCGATGCTCTCAAGTCTGTAACAGGACCCAGGCTGCAGGAGAAGGCGGCTGCTGAGTATCTAATTGGCCCTGGATTTTGCTTCCAGTCAGACAATGCCGGTGCTGCAGACAGTCCTGAGGACTGGGAGAAAGTCTGGGACAACTGGCGGCTGCTGACAATGGCCGGGGTCTTTGACTGCTGGAAGCCCCCGGATGGGGGAGACTCCCTGTACTCCTACACCATCATCACAGTGGACGCCTGCACAGGCTTGAAGAACATCCACCAGAGGCAAGTCACACTCCTGATCCCTGCGCCCACCAGGATTTAGGGAGGCATGGTCCTGTTTGCTTTCAGATAGCAGGCTTTTGGAATTCAAAGTTTCTGTATACACAGATTTAGAGGGTGGGAAGCTAAGACGGTTGCTTCACAAAATACAATTAATTGTCAGGTTGGCTCTAACACGACATGCTTCCCTAAAAATCACCATACTGTGCAGAGTTGTGCAGTGAAAGCCACAGGACTTAAGAGAAAAGTGGAAATAAGGGGATAACACTGAAATTTTGTCagtaacacattaaaaaataataggaatctaataaaaacagtattgcaGTTTCATACATTAAGTGGTTAAGGAATACGTAGTTATTACAGTGGCACTTGACctgaaaaaaaaccctaaactgGCTTGTGGAATGAATGTCAGAAGAGGTGCGATTCGTGAGATACTGTGAAGTGGTGGAAGGAAGATTACacaaaattttttatcttttgagATCTTAAATCCTGAGCCATGTTTTTCTGCCTTCGAAATGTTCCTTCAAGGCCCACGTTCATAACAGACTGAACACTCTGATCCAGTGTATAGCCTCCGCCAGTGAACTTCAGCATCAGCACTAGGAGCTCTGTAGCAGTGCCTCTATCTGTGCGCACGTCTTCTCCCGAAGCTGTTCCAGCCGTGGACGTTCCTTTCCCCACAGCGTTGTTACTGATGTGGGGTCTTTTATGTGTGTTGCTCGGGAGATAGTTCATGTTCTTGCTTTCAAGATGCCTTTCCATTATTTGAAGTTTCTCCTCAAGACCTAGAAGTCTTCTGTTTGCATGTACTGCTCAGCGTGTTTTAGCCAGGAAGCTGAGACACATTTGAGATGTTGAATAAGATTTTTTGACACAGAGAACAGTGTACAAATGCAGAATGAGAGGATAACGTGCAGTGAGCCGAGCAGCTGTCTGTGTTTGTGGTGCGCAGGGATGTGCGTTCTGTGGACTCCTACAGGGCTCACTTCAGCGGGTGTGGATTTCTGTGTTCACTCTCAGTGTTTCTCACAGACAAAACCGTGTATATATAACTTAAGCAAAATTTGCATTACGCTTCAGTTGCTCTCTAATATATTAATCACGTTGGGGACAGgcttgcattttaaaaacaagcatCAGCAGAACTGACTATGCCTGTGTGACACCGCACAGGTCTGCCAGATCTGAGAGCCCTCAGAAGTAACTTCATGATATTTTGCTGAAAAGAATGCTGTGCTGCACATACTGTTACCCATTTTGGTTTGGTCCTATGCGTTCTGTCTGAAGTGATGCTTTCAGGGGGTATAGGACTTCTATTTTTTGCTAATTCAccttaaaataaattcctattcAGCTAACCTAAAAACCACTGGTTTTTAATTGTGCCACTATTTTATATGCTGTTAAGAAAAGTGCTGCTAATTAAACCATAACACAGTGCAGAGATGCCATTCATCATAAAATGATCTGGGTTttagagatatttttaaatacttttttaaagtacACATGTGATTTTTTGAGGCgacaataattattaaaatagatGTTTATGCATTCATCTTACTTCGACTGTACCACCCACCAGTGAAATGTGTGCAGTCTTTGGATTGGCCGACAACATGAAATTAGAAGCTAAACAAGGGATCTTCTGCTAACATCTTCCTAGCACTGGGAGTCATCTGGGGCAGCCGCTTTGCtctcctgagcctcagtgtccttttGTTCCCAGTTACGTGAATAGCTCTTCGTTACACAAACCTGCCCTGGGTGGTGAGGCTGGAGAGTACTGTTGATAGACAAGGTTCCTGGGATTTCTCTTCCCTTTGAATGTTGAAAGGTCCCCAGTCTGGTAGCATGTGCGCTAGGGTGCCCGGGATCCAGTCACAGCACTGTCACTGCCTTCGCTATCACCGTTGGCAGGCTGGCTCTCCGGGTGCTGAATTTGTGCCCTGGGAAGTGGTGCCGGGGCCCCGGGCAGCAGGGCAGCAGTTAGCGTGAGAGGCGCAGCGAGGGTGAGCGGGTGAGCTGCTGctcgtggtggtggtggcggtttGCGCCGGGAGCTGACgaggcctctctccctctctccctctccctcccctcgcTCTGCTGCTCCCAACCACTGTCTTGACCTTGCTGGCCAGGATGCCAGCCATATTAGATGGAGAGGAGGCAGTCTCTAAATGGCTGGACTTCGGTGAGGTCTCAACTCAAGAAGCGCTGAAGCTGATCCACCCCACAGAGAACATCACCTTCCATCCGGTGTCTTCCCTGGTGAACAACTCACGAAACGATGCCCTTGAGTGTCTGGTTCCCGTCAACTTGCTGGTCAGAAAGGTAGGGCCTGTGACTCCAGCAGTCCTTTTTGAGCTTTCTGTCTTGTGTTAGTGTGGCCTATTCATTTATGATATGGCCTTTTACAATTGGAGCTTTAGTATAAACCACCCAAAACTCCTCTCCCTTGTGCACAGCCAGGCGGCCCAGAGCAGTGGTTCTTGCAGCTGGCTGTGACTTGGTGCTCAGGAGACCTCTTTCAAAACGGAAATGCTGGCCCTGAGACCTGCTGTGTCAGAACTCAGGGCGGGGCTCGGGCTTCTGTGTCATTAAGACGCTGCTTGGTGAATCTTTGATAAAAAGCCAAATTTGAGGACTCCTCCAGGGTGACTGTGCGAAAGGCATAGGAGCCCTTGACCATGACTGCATCTCGGTCCCCAGCCAAGTGTATGCCTTTTACATGTCTCTTCTGTACCTCTGCTTTCCCAAGTACAAGATGGAGGAATTCCAGTCCTCATTTTCCTTCA is a window from the Vicugna pacos chromosome 17, VicPac4, whole genome shotgun sequence genome containing:
- the HMCES gene encoding abasic site processing protein HMCES, coding for MCGRTSCHLPLEVLTRACAYRDRQGRRRLPEWRDPERYCPSYNKSPQSCSPVLLSRLHVEQGADSSERVIAPMRWGLVPYWFRESDPSKLQFNTSNCRSDTIMEKRSFKVPLGKGRRCVVLADGFYEWQRFPGVSETQPYFIYFPQVKTEKSDNAGAADSPEDWEKVWDNWRLLTMAGVFDCWKPPDGGDSLYSYTIITVDACTGLKNIHQRMPAILDGEEAVSKWLDFGEVSTQEALKLIHPTENITFHPVSSLVNNSRNDALECLVPVNLLVRKELKSSSSSQKMLQWLATKSPKKEGPKTPQKAESDVPPWSSQFLQKSPVSPKRGSAGLLERWLKREREEEPEAKRPCTE